One genomic window of Paramormyrops kingsleyae isolate MSU_618 chromosome 22, PKINGS_0.4, whole genome shotgun sequence includes the following:
- the LOC111855922 gene encoding uncharacterized protein isoform X2 — protein sequence MFSRLLTITWFIITIASAPMTTDINTAISVTDPAESTVLPGTLGPPTSDTAQVSVDSVTAGYGTTETGLTDGYSPVSSSTLTETHSASPVTNSNWVSMDVITESEHSSLASSISPGSTSSSPVSSTVWVPMDVVTTAVYGPVVSATSPENNATIIESTSEYVAIETTTVRISTTSPVTPGFDLNTSTPKDMASSVTVEQITDPTHDHLVSSTSSENDTVPTKTPKSVTTDPELSTGFFSASTSERNFSNPVTNHVTMETATAHISIAPSTPKETYSTTLTNTALNSMETITVSPHKTVSPEMNSDGYGRTTFQTTMEAVTRSTNTAGVSLTKNDTVPTKTPKSVTTDPELSSGFFSASTSESNFSNPVTNHVTMETATAHISIAPSTPKETYSTTLTNTALNSMETITVSPHKTVSPEMNSDGYGRTTFQTTMEAVTRSTNTAGVSLTKNESTTSYQVTIVNVTSTIYNPGVSQTSQEDDHSTTQVTQHEATTLVHNRTSSTSPENHYDTSVATSHHITMKTTVDMPTSTSTSLENYSTIPESTPNNNLTAFPTSENYFSTPASNYTAYIPVASSVTPAAGSSTPVGTSTETVTTSVYNPTKSTTSPTDSDTTFPQGPATTQGLESTSVTESPGQGTSEMSANQSMSTPVDQTSMAMTEISVTTVAGPTGSLADATSTMATVMSDQSTSSTFPTTTMSVPITNTGVPEQSSSSPIVPVTGSTTAPATTRLPVRPGGFCPSNPCPFNSVCLELITSFSCLCLAGSYFSGGLCIQARVFPGTLHIKTLEFQSEMSNRSSQAFQEMAAKISQELGDALTDQPGYVKTIVQELREGSVVASVDNIFKLGSNATKQSTISAIHAAIQDCAGNCGILTMAHFNATDLCKQEPAPCDLQTTNCVFQDNGTAKCICKEGYIPSLYSNTSCAACLSGERSENGKCVPCPFGYGGFNCHDSYLLAMVVISCVLGSLLLILLLAFISYCLRSPPKSSYNSPYLSDEMSSVWPQQDVTNIPRASSIWDPTQIEMMETANADSELGSKLHGNGATESCSVVPEDMRTFKGKNSSRYSYLIQGHQNPYFIADEMKITT from the exons CTCCAATGACTACGGACATAAATACGGCGATTTCCGTTACCGATCCAGCGGAATCGACTGTGCTGCCCGGGACACTTGGGCCACCCACGTCGGACACTGCCCAAGTCTCAGTGGACTCCGTTACCGCTGGCTACGGCACTACGGAAACAGGACTGACTGATGGGTACAGCCCTGTATCATCCTCGACATTAACAGAAACTCACTCTGCTAGCCCTGTGACTAACTCTAATTGGGTCTCAATGGATGTGATCACAGAGTCTGAACATAGTTCTTTAGCATCCTCAATATCACCAGGAAGTACCTCTTCCAGTCCTGTTAGTAGCACTGTTTGGGTCCCCATGGATGTAGTCACAACAGCTGTCTATGGCCCCGTAGTGTCTGCCACATCTCCAGAAAATAATGCCACTATAATTGAGAGTACCTCTGAGTATGTTGCTATAGAAACGACTACTGTCCGCATTAGTACAACATCTCCTGTGACTCCCGGCTTTGATTTGAATACCAGTACCCCTAAGGATATGGCAAGTTCAGTCACTGTGGAACAAATTACAGATCCTACTCATGACCACTTAGTTTCTAGCACCTCTTCAGAAAATGACACAGTTCCCACCAAGACACCCAAAAGTGTCACAACAGATCCAGAACTTTCCACTGGGTTCTTCTCAGCTTCCACATCTGAAAGGAACTTCAGCAACCCTGTCACTAATCACGTTACTATGGAAACAGCTACAGCCCATATCTCGATTGCACCTTCTACTCCTAAAGAAACTTACTCCACCACCCTGACAAATACAGCGTTAAACAGCATGGAAACGATCACGGTCTCTCCACATAAGACTGTGTCgcctgaaatgaactctgatggTTATGGCAGAACTACATTTCAGACCACCATGGAAGCTGTTACAAGGTCCACAAATACAGCTGGCGTTTCCTTGACAAAAAATGACACAGTTCCCACCAAGACACCCAAAAGTGTCACAACAGATCCAGAACTTTCCTCTGGGTTCTTCTCAGCTTCCACATCTGAAAGTAACTTCAGCAACCCTGTCACTAATCACGTTACTATGGAAACAGCTACAGCCCATATCTCGATTGCACCTTCTACTCCTAAAGAAACTTACTCCACCACCCTGACAAATACAGCGTTAAACAGCATGGAAACGATCACGGTCTCTCCACATAAGACTGTGTCacctgaaatgaactctgatggTTATGGGAGAACTACATTTCAGACCACCATGGAAGCTGTTACAAGGTCCACAAATACAGCTGGTGTTTCCTTGACAAAAAATGAATCTACTACATCTTATCAGGTCACAATCGTGAATGTCACATCAACTATCTATAACCCAGGAGTGTCCCAAACATCTCAAGAAGATGACCACAGCACCACTCAGGTCACACAGCATGAGGCCACAACTCTTGTTCATAACCGCACATCTTCTACATCTCCAGAAAATCACTATGACACTAGTGTAGCAACTTCTCATCATATCACCATGAAAACTACTGTTGATATGCCTACATCAACTTCTACATCTCTAGAAAACTACTCTACCATCCCTGAAAGTACCCCCAATAATAATCTCACAGCATTTCCAACATCTGAAAATTATTTCTCCACACCAGCTTCAAATTATACTGCCTATATTCCTGTTGCATCCTCTGTAACTCCAGCAGCGGGCTCCTCTACCCCTGTTGGCACATCAACTGAAACAGTGACGACCTCTGTCTACAATCCCACCAAATCCACTACATCTCCCACTGATTCCGACACAACCTTCCCTCAAGGTCCTGCTACAACTCAAGGACTAGAAAGCACCTCAGTTACTGAGTCACCGGGACAAGGCACCAGTGAAATGAGTGCTAACCAGTCAATGAGTACCCCTGTAGATCAAACATCCATGGCCATGACAGAAATTTCAGTGACTACAGTAGCAGGTCCAACTGGTTCCCTTGCAG ATGCCACCAGCACCATGGCTACTGTGATGAGCGATCAATCCACCAGCTCTACATTCCCCACGACCACGATGTCGGTGCCTATCACCAACACGGGCGTCCCAGAACAAAGCAGCAGTAGTCCGATTGTGCCGGTTACCGGATCCACTACCGCACCAGCCACCACCAGACTTCCTGTCAGACCTGGAG GTTTCTGTCCCTCGAATCCATGTCCCTTTAATAGCGTCTGTCTGGAGCTCATCACCAGCTTCAGCTGCCTCTGTCTGGCTGGGTCGTACTTCTCCGGAGGGCTCTGCATCCAAG CTAGAGTGTTTCCAGGAACGCTGCATATAAAAACGTTGGAGTTTCAGTCTGAAATGAGCAACAGGTCATCCCAGGCGTTTCAAGAAATGGCGGCGAAGATCTCACAAGAG TTGGGGGATGCACTGACGGACCAGCCGGGGTATGTAAAAACCATTGTCCAGGAACTCAG AGAAGGGAGCGTAGTGGCCTCAGTAGACAACATATTCAAGCTCGGCTCCAACGCCACCAAGCAGTCCACCATCAGCGCCATACATGCCGCCATCCAGGACTGTGCTGGGAATTGCGGCATTCTGACCATGGCACATTTCAACG CCACAGACCTGTGCAAACAGGAGCCTGCCCCATGTGACCTCCAGACGACCAATTGCGTATTTCAGGACAATGGCACCGCCAAGTGCATCTGCAAGGAGGGCTACATCCCCTCCCTCTACTCCAACACCTCCTGTGCAG CATGCCTCAGCGGCGAGAGATCAGAAAACGGGAAGTGTGTTCC GTGCCCATTTGGTTACGGTGGATTTAACTGCCATGACT CATATCTGCTGGCTATGGTGGTGATCTCCTGTGTGTTGGGCAGCCTGTTGCTCATTCTTCTGCTGGCCTTCATCAGTTACTGTCTGAG GTCACCGCCGAAGTCCAGTTACAACAGCCCTTACCTGTCTGATGAGATGAGCTCCGTGTGGCCGCAGCAGGATGTCACAAACATCCCCCGGGCCAGCAGCATCTGGGACCCGACCCAAATAGAGATGATGGAGACCGCCAATGCTGACTCCGAGCTGGGCAGCAAGTTGCATGGAAATGGCGCG ACGGAGTCTTGCAGTGTTGTCCCCGAAGACATGAGGACCTTCAAAGGGAAAAACTCTTCAAGATACTCATACCTGATCCAAGGTCACCAAAATCCATACTTTATTGCAGATGAAATGAAAATAACCACATAG
- the LOC111855922 gene encoding uncharacterized protein isoform X1: MFSRLLTITWFIITIASAPMTTDINTAISVTDPAESTVLPGTLGPPTSDTAQVSVDSVTAGYGTTETGLTDGYSPVSSSTLTETHSASPVTNSNWVSMDVITESEHSSLASSISPGSTSSSPVSSTVWVPMDVVTTAVYGPVVSATSPENNATIIESTSEYVAIETTTVRISTTSPVTPGFDLNTSTPKDMASSVTVEQITDPTHDHLVSSTSSENDTVPTKTPKSVTTDPELSTGFFSASTSERNFSNPVTNHVTMETATAHISIAPSTPKETYSTTLTNTALNSMETITVSPHKTVSPEMNSDGYGRTTFQTTMEAVTRSTNTAGVSLTKNDTVPTKTPKSVTTDPELSSGFFSASTSESNFSNPVTNHVTMETATAHISIAPSTPKETYSTTLTNTALNSMETITVSPHKTVSPEMNSDGYGRTTFQTTMEAVTRSTNTAGVSLTKNESTTSYQVTIVNVTSTIYNPGVSQTSQEDDHSTTQVTQHEATTLVHNRTSSTSPENHYDTSVATSHHITMKTTVDMPTSTSTSLENYSTIPESTPNNNLTAFPTSENYFSTPASNYTAYIPVASSVTPAAGSSTPVGTSTETVTTSVYNPTKSTTSPTDSDTTFPQGPATTQGLESTSVTESPGQGTSEMSANQSMSTPVDQTSMAMTEISVTTVAGPTGSLADATSTMATVMSDQSTSSTFPTTTMSVPITNTGVPEQSSSSPIVPVTGSTTAPATTRLPVRPGGFCPSNPCPFNSVCLELITSFSCLCLAGSYFSGGLCIQARVFPGTLHIKTLEFQSEMSNRSSQAFQEMAAKISQELGDALTDQPGYVKTIVQELREGSVVASVDNIFKLGSNATKQSTISAIHAAIQDCAGNCGILTMAHFNATDLCKQEPAPCDLQTTNCVFQDNGTAKCICKEGYIPSLYSNTSCAACLSGERSENGKCVPCPFGYGGFNCHDSYLLAMVVISCVLGSLLLILLLAFISYCLRRSPPKSSYNSPYLSDEMSSVWPQQDVTNIPRASSIWDPTQIEMMETANADSELGSKLHGNGATESCSVVPEDMRTFKGKNSSRYSYLIQGHQNPYFIADEMKITT; this comes from the exons CTCCAATGACTACGGACATAAATACGGCGATTTCCGTTACCGATCCAGCGGAATCGACTGTGCTGCCCGGGACACTTGGGCCACCCACGTCGGACACTGCCCAAGTCTCAGTGGACTCCGTTACCGCTGGCTACGGCACTACGGAAACAGGACTGACTGATGGGTACAGCCCTGTATCATCCTCGACATTAACAGAAACTCACTCTGCTAGCCCTGTGACTAACTCTAATTGGGTCTCAATGGATGTGATCACAGAGTCTGAACATAGTTCTTTAGCATCCTCAATATCACCAGGAAGTACCTCTTCCAGTCCTGTTAGTAGCACTGTTTGGGTCCCCATGGATGTAGTCACAACAGCTGTCTATGGCCCCGTAGTGTCTGCCACATCTCCAGAAAATAATGCCACTATAATTGAGAGTACCTCTGAGTATGTTGCTATAGAAACGACTACTGTCCGCATTAGTACAACATCTCCTGTGACTCCCGGCTTTGATTTGAATACCAGTACCCCTAAGGATATGGCAAGTTCAGTCACTGTGGAACAAATTACAGATCCTACTCATGACCACTTAGTTTCTAGCACCTCTTCAGAAAATGACACAGTTCCCACCAAGACACCCAAAAGTGTCACAACAGATCCAGAACTTTCCACTGGGTTCTTCTCAGCTTCCACATCTGAAAGGAACTTCAGCAACCCTGTCACTAATCACGTTACTATGGAAACAGCTACAGCCCATATCTCGATTGCACCTTCTACTCCTAAAGAAACTTACTCCACCACCCTGACAAATACAGCGTTAAACAGCATGGAAACGATCACGGTCTCTCCACATAAGACTGTGTCgcctgaaatgaactctgatggTTATGGCAGAACTACATTTCAGACCACCATGGAAGCTGTTACAAGGTCCACAAATACAGCTGGCGTTTCCTTGACAAAAAATGACACAGTTCCCACCAAGACACCCAAAAGTGTCACAACAGATCCAGAACTTTCCTCTGGGTTCTTCTCAGCTTCCACATCTGAAAGTAACTTCAGCAACCCTGTCACTAATCACGTTACTATGGAAACAGCTACAGCCCATATCTCGATTGCACCTTCTACTCCTAAAGAAACTTACTCCACCACCCTGACAAATACAGCGTTAAACAGCATGGAAACGATCACGGTCTCTCCACATAAGACTGTGTCacctgaaatgaactctgatggTTATGGGAGAACTACATTTCAGACCACCATGGAAGCTGTTACAAGGTCCACAAATACAGCTGGTGTTTCCTTGACAAAAAATGAATCTACTACATCTTATCAGGTCACAATCGTGAATGTCACATCAACTATCTATAACCCAGGAGTGTCCCAAACATCTCAAGAAGATGACCACAGCACCACTCAGGTCACACAGCATGAGGCCACAACTCTTGTTCATAACCGCACATCTTCTACATCTCCAGAAAATCACTATGACACTAGTGTAGCAACTTCTCATCATATCACCATGAAAACTACTGTTGATATGCCTACATCAACTTCTACATCTCTAGAAAACTACTCTACCATCCCTGAAAGTACCCCCAATAATAATCTCACAGCATTTCCAACATCTGAAAATTATTTCTCCACACCAGCTTCAAATTATACTGCCTATATTCCTGTTGCATCCTCTGTAACTCCAGCAGCGGGCTCCTCTACCCCTGTTGGCACATCAACTGAAACAGTGACGACCTCTGTCTACAATCCCACCAAATCCACTACATCTCCCACTGATTCCGACACAACCTTCCCTCAAGGTCCTGCTACAACTCAAGGACTAGAAAGCACCTCAGTTACTGAGTCACCGGGACAAGGCACCAGTGAAATGAGTGCTAACCAGTCAATGAGTACCCCTGTAGATCAAACATCCATGGCCATGACAGAAATTTCAGTGACTACAGTAGCAGGTCCAACTGGTTCCCTTGCAG ATGCCACCAGCACCATGGCTACTGTGATGAGCGATCAATCCACCAGCTCTACATTCCCCACGACCACGATGTCGGTGCCTATCACCAACACGGGCGTCCCAGAACAAAGCAGCAGTAGTCCGATTGTGCCGGTTACCGGATCCACTACCGCACCAGCCACCACCAGACTTCCTGTCAGACCTGGAG GTTTCTGTCCCTCGAATCCATGTCCCTTTAATAGCGTCTGTCTGGAGCTCATCACCAGCTTCAGCTGCCTCTGTCTGGCTGGGTCGTACTTCTCCGGAGGGCTCTGCATCCAAG CTAGAGTGTTTCCAGGAACGCTGCATATAAAAACGTTGGAGTTTCAGTCTGAAATGAGCAACAGGTCATCCCAGGCGTTTCAAGAAATGGCGGCGAAGATCTCACAAGAG TTGGGGGATGCACTGACGGACCAGCCGGGGTATGTAAAAACCATTGTCCAGGAACTCAG AGAAGGGAGCGTAGTGGCCTCAGTAGACAACATATTCAAGCTCGGCTCCAACGCCACCAAGCAGTCCACCATCAGCGCCATACATGCCGCCATCCAGGACTGTGCTGGGAATTGCGGCATTCTGACCATGGCACATTTCAACG CCACAGACCTGTGCAAACAGGAGCCTGCCCCATGTGACCTCCAGACGACCAATTGCGTATTTCAGGACAATGGCACCGCCAAGTGCATCTGCAAGGAGGGCTACATCCCCTCCCTCTACTCCAACACCTCCTGTGCAG CATGCCTCAGCGGCGAGAGATCAGAAAACGGGAAGTGTGTTCC GTGCCCATTTGGTTACGGTGGATTTAACTGCCATGACT CATATCTGCTGGCTATGGTGGTGATCTCCTGTGTGTTGGGCAGCCTGTTGCTCATTCTTCTGCTGGCCTTCATCAGTTACTGTCTGAG AAGGTCACCGCCGAAGTCCAGTTACAACAGCCCTTACCTGTCTGATGAGATGAGCTCCGTGTGGCCGCAGCAGGATGTCACAAACATCCCCCGGGCCAGCAGCATCTGGGACCCGACCCAAATAGAGATGATGGAGACCGCCAATGCTGACTCCGAGCTGGGCAGCAAGTTGCATGGAAATGGCGCG ACGGAGTCTTGCAGTGTTGTCCCCGAAGACATGAGGACCTTCAAAGGGAAAAACTCTTCAAGATACTCATACCTGATCCAAGGTCACCAAAATCCATACTTTATTGCAGATGAAATGAAAATAACCACATAG
- the LOC111855922 gene encoding protein HEG homolog 1 isoform X3 — MSNRSSQAFQEMAAKISQELGDALTDQPGYVKTIVQELREGSVVASVDNIFKLGSNATKQSTISAIHAAIQDCAGNCGILTMAHFNATDLCKQEPAPCDLQTTNCVFQDNGTAKCICKEGYIPSLYSNTSCAACLSGERSENGKCVPCPFGYGGFNCHDSYLLAMVVISCVLGSLLLILLLAFISYCLRRSPPKSSYNSPYLSDEMSSVWPQQDVTNIPRASSIWDPTQIEMMETANADSELGSKLHGNGATESCSVVPEDMRTFKGKNSSRYSYLIQGHQNPYFIADEMKITT, encoded by the exons ATGAGCAACAGGTCATCCCAGGCGTTTCAAGAAATGGCGGCGAAGATCTCACAAGAG TTGGGGGATGCACTGACGGACCAGCCGGGGTATGTAAAAACCATTGTCCAGGAACTCAG AGAAGGGAGCGTAGTGGCCTCAGTAGACAACATATTCAAGCTCGGCTCCAACGCCACCAAGCAGTCCACCATCAGCGCCATACATGCCGCCATCCAGGACTGTGCTGGGAATTGCGGCATTCTGACCATGGCACATTTCAACG CCACAGACCTGTGCAAACAGGAGCCTGCCCCATGTGACCTCCAGACGACCAATTGCGTATTTCAGGACAATGGCACCGCCAAGTGCATCTGCAAGGAGGGCTACATCCCCTCCCTCTACTCCAACACCTCCTGTGCAG CATGCCTCAGCGGCGAGAGATCAGAAAACGGGAAGTGTGTTCC GTGCCCATTTGGTTACGGTGGATTTAACTGCCATGACT CATATCTGCTGGCTATGGTGGTGATCTCCTGTGTGTTGGGCAGCCTGTTGCTCATTCTTCTGCTGGCCTTCATCAGTTACTGTCTGAG AAGGTCACCGCCGAAGTCCAGTTACAACAGCCCTTACCTGTCTGATGAGATGAGCTCCGTGTGGCCGCAGCAGGATGTCACAAACATCCCCCGGGCCAGCAGCATCTGGGACCCGACCCAAATAGAGATGATGGAGACCGCCAATGCTGACTCCGAGCTGGGCAGCAAGTTGCATGGAAATGGCGCG ACGGAGTCTTGCAGTGTTGTCCCCGAAGACATGAGGACCTTCAAAGGGAAAAACTCTTCAAGATACTCATACCTGATCCAAGGTCACCAAAATCCATACTTTATTGCAGATGAAATGAAAATAACCACATAG